The following DNA comes from Hemibagrus wyckioides isolate EC202008001 linkage group LG05, SWU_Hwy_1.0, whole genome shotgun sequence.
CGTCGAATCAAAACCCTGCTACTGTGACCCCTCTAAGCTAGCTTACTAGCAGTTAGGGATCTGAGAGGATGATGAGTGGAGATGAAGAGGAGCTCGTCAGAGTCCTCCTCGTCCATTTCCTGTTTACTCGTTCACTGAAGGTTACAGCTAACACGTTATCCTATCAACATTATATTTACTGGTTTAAGATGAAACTTCGCTTGCTGTTTATGTTTAGCTTCTTCAGCTAAAGTatagaaaaaaagcaaaatttaGCAAAAATACGGACcaaattcttatttttttttttttaattaaaaaacgtaatctaaaaatatttgtaaaaaataaaatgtaagtgatTGGAGTTAAAGTGGCTGTCAGCGAGCGTGAGGGACTCCACCCACCATCAGCATGCCGGTGAAGGGAATTATGGGATTGCGTTCTCAccttctttgttttgttttgttttttgagttAGTAGTTTGTGAGTACGGTGATGTCATGATCTGATTATCAGCATGTTCCTGACGTCTGCAGGACCTCAGAGGCTGGAcgtcgatgatgatgatgatgatgatgatgatggggttaaACTTGGGTGTTTGGATTGTGTGTGCTGTAAAACAGAGACATTATACTCAGAGCTTCCAAGGGTCCCTGCGGCTCAGCGCTGCCGCGTTGCGGTGGAAACCGGGCGGAGGCTGGACGCCACCCGTGCATGTTTCAATGCAAACGCCGACGGAGCTGACCGATAGGGGACGGCTTTAGGttcatttcttcctttttcttccttgatttttaatttttttttaacaaaaagatTCCTTTTTTATGATTTCTCTAGACTTTTTATAGCTTGTAGAGGAGAATAACTCGAATAATTCCTACAGAGTGGCAGCATAGTTGAATTCATGCATTCCTTAGATCAAAGACCAAAAACCACCCagaataataaaagaagaagaagagagtgaTTGTCATTGGGGTTCCATCATAGATCACATGAAATTAAAAGCGATTAGGTTTCCCAGCTCTGCTGTACCCCAGACTAAAAATATCAAAgatgtggttgttttttttttttacgggattgaaaaagaaaaaaagagaagaagcaaACTGCCTTTACTGTGTGTCTTCGGCCGTGTTGACCAACCTGTAGCAGATGAACATGATGCTGGGCTccaatataaagaaataaatccacTACACTCCAGAAGCAGCCGGGTCTCCTCACTGAGTCTGTCATTTCCTCTACGCctcagggggcggggcttcctcTCAGCTCGGTCTGTGATGTCACTAAATAAACTCTGATCCTGAGCGGTTTATCAGAGAACAGAACAGCTAGCTGTCTCTCTACATAAGCTAGCTTTCTAGCTACCATAGCTAATGTTAGTGTGGTTTAGACGGATGGTCGTTGTCATGGTGACGTTATAATGACATatgtttgtaaaataaatgtaagtgaGGATTGAAACGGATATAGTGAACTCTGACATATCTGACTAATGTGAGCTAGTTTGTTAGCTGTTAGCTACACCATCACTGATCACACAGCGTGACCAGATGAGGAAGACAAGGAAGATGGCAGAGTTTCCTAATTATGTGTGAGATGTGAAGGTGTTTTAGTTGTTTCTGAGCTCTTACAAAAATCCATGTAAATGACTAAAATAAACGGTGTATTCATCTAATTCAGGGACAAGTTTTTAAATGTAATCTTTTAATGTTCTGTATTttcaggaataataataataataattaaagctgTAGTTTATACGGTTTAAAGTGTTTATATGTCTGTTATCATATGGATTTAAACAGAAATTcgaaatcttatttatttagagGTTTGCTGTCTCGTAAACTTTGCTAGTTTCTTTGTTTCAAGtttatgtttactttttttctggcccagaactGAGCTCCACCCTTCATATGCTGAGCTCCGCCCCTTAAAAGCTGAGCAGGAGGTGGACATCCTGGTGTGAGGTGTTCAGGAGGTTTAACACAGAGACGATGCATGAGGGTCTTGATGATGACAGGCTCTGGTCCTGCAGGTGGAAAATTCCACCAGAAGCTTCTCAGAGTTCTGCTCctcacctttgggatgagtaAGAGTGGAAACTGtgaactgggacgtctgcctttacatgcacatgaatgtaatatggagttgtcccgccctttgcagctataacagcttcaactcttctgggaaggctttccacaaggtttaggagtgtgtttatggggatttttgaccgttcctctagaagcacatttgtgagatcaggcactgatgttggacgagaaggtctggctcacagtctccactctaattcatcccaaaggtgttctatggggttgaggtcaggactctgtgcaggacagtcaagttcctccacaccaaactcactcatccatgtctttatggaccttgctttggtcactggtgtgcagtcatgttggaacaggaaggggtcatccccaaactgttcccacaaagagcatgaaattgtccaaaatgtcttggtatgaagctgaagcattaagagttcctttcactggaattaaggggctgagcccaacccctgaaaaactgATCtgacctgaactcaatgatatggaggggtgtaCAAAacttagcaatatagtgtatgtttggaAAAGACAAGTAAAGAAATCTGTTCCTGTGAGTTTCTTCATTCCTGCTGAGTCTGAACCTGTCCACCAGAGGGCGCTCTCCTGCTTCTGTCACTGGGTCTTTGACAGTTTCATGTTTTCtcgtttatttgtttgtttcttcttttatttgtttcaaaTACCAGGTATAAAAGTATAGATTGCAAACAGATCTTTTAGTCTATGTAAAGATATTTTAAAAGGAAACAGTTATCATGTATCCTGTAGCTGGgatttagaatgatttatttgCATTATAGCAGAGATTTATTACCCAGATAAAAGCGAACACTGTCGTTTTGTACCCTCTGAAGTATCTGTTTAACTATTAGCTGCTTGTTACCTCTCTGTTAATCAGCTGAATTATTGTCTTATTCATGCTTTAATaccatattttatttctaaggAAATTGAGAGCGTTTCAAACCGTTAAAGAACCCTGAAGAAATCCAATATGGCGACTCAGGAAGAGATGCCGAGCTGTTGCCATGGAGATACTTCCTTTTTCCGCCTCCCGAAAAAGCTGTGCGCTACGGTTACCTCAGAGAGCGACTTGTGACATGAAGCCTTCTGTGGGTCGCGTCCCAAATCACCTAATGAGAATtacttcaaataataataatatgaagaagaacaataataataatatgaataaaactccgaagaaatgttttaatttctttttttttgaatcGCTGAGGTAAAATTGCGATTTTTAGCAAGCACTTGTATGAGCTAGCGAGTTTATGTCTCGCGCTATTTTATCAGTGTAATTGTTTGAGGCTTGTGCTTTAAACCTCATTAAAAAGCACTGTTTAGTAGTACTGAGTGATTTGTAATACAGCCTCGGGGCCGGTCTGACCGTGAAAGGCGAGGGTCGACTTCTAAAAAGAGAATTAAATTTCGGCTCCTGCTCCGTACTTAGTGCACTACATCAGCGCCATTTTGGGCTCCTTATGCCCGCCCACCTAAgctgagctctgtgtgtgtgtgtgtgtgtgtgtgtgtgtgtgtgtgtgtatatacgtgtgtgAGGAATAGCGGAGAGTCAGTACGCTGTGTGAGCAAACAAACCGGGGTGaaagtctgtctatctattctagctttaaaataaaaaaagatttaaacatcTTTAATCGAAGAGGAAAACTTTAAAAGAACTAAAGGGGAGGAATAAAAGAGGAACTCGGACTTTATCCCGTGTCTCAGGTAAGACAGTCACAGGTGTCCTGAGAGCTCACGCGCGCGCGCGAGACTAACTGTTTATAGCTTATAGTTTATATATTTCACTCAAATATGGAAAGTTTGACCAGTTTTAGattattttcaacattttaatgCATCTGTAAATCCATCTTTTacacaaataaactaaactCTGAGTAGAATGAGTGTATtaatgaaatgtgaaataactaaacactgttgttgttgttgtttatgctACAGGATATTTTTCTGTATCACTATACTTAGTTTTGTTTTGCTGACTTTAACCACACAAAAAGCTACAGagttattatatatgtataaattacaccTCTGTGGCATTGTTGTGTAGTTTTTGTGTAgttgaaataacacacacattacagtttATAACAAACGTTATAAACTATAATCTGAGTTTATTGATGATAATAATACCTATATAGCAACCAAAATGTAAGTCTGGATttatgtacactgtgtgtgtgtgtgtgtgtgtgtgtgtgtagtcactgTTCCCACCTCTaataagtgttttatttgtcttaaacAACAGCAGTTTACTAACACTCACGACTTCTTTGTTTATTAACGAATAACAGACTCTTTAagataataatgtaaaaataagacaaaagaagaacactggagactccttctgatATTTgttacattaacacagacatCGTCACCATAGCAGTGTtttataatctgtttattattagtgaagtATTTACTGATGATACGGTGAAGTccacacctcctgaccaatcagaacccagAATCCAGCAGTGCTGTGGGACCAATCTACCTTACCGTGCAGATTCTTTATGTTTctcttcatgtgtgtgtggatctccTTCTCCAGCCTGTAGATAGAGGAGGTGAGGAAGGTGTGCAGTTATCTCCATGTGCTTCTGATGTTCCTGTTGTTGAGTGAAGCTGTTGATCTGCTGCTATGGTGGGAATTTCTCCTCACGCTTGCCATgtttcccatttttatccgATTTATCACTTTCACCTTTACTCAGGTGTACAAATGCTGACTAGAAGCCATATGCTGCTCTGTGAAAAGTGTTGGCACCCCTCTGCCCTGTACAGCAGGGACTGAGCAGGTGGATTTGTGGAGGTCCTCAGGGAGAAGTTCtgggtgtcagtgtgttctCAGTTCGTAAACACCGTATTAAACGTTTTCAGCTTCTCCGTTCCCCCGTACAGTTTGTGTTCGTCGTCCTGTAATCTTCCTCAGggtctgtttctgattggtAGGTTGAAGCAGAGATCTGATTGGTGGACGTTTCTTAACATAATCCACATTTAACACGTTAGCGTCCTTGTTAAACAGAGGTGTTTAGAGGCAGCTGACCTGCTGTAATTCTCTACTTTAAGATGAGGAGAACATCTTCTGGATCAGCGTGTGGTTGTGTCTCCTCGCTCGGTGGCCGGCTGATGCAGGAATGCAGACGGAGTGAAGGACCAGTCGCCTCGTCTCTGCAAAGCCACTCGCTTTTGTTGTAGCAAAAAGTCACTTTTGACTGAACACGGTTACCGTGGTAAccgagctctctctctctctctctctctctctctctgtgtgtgtgtgtgtgtgtgtgttctcgtGTTCTCAGGACAACTCCATCCAGTTTAGATCAGGGCTTCTTTGTTaatccagggttttttttctgaccagtgaAATTTAAACCCCTCTGCAGTTGAGGTCGAGTGGAATTCCAGGCTCTTTATAACGTGTTATAACACTCTAATCATCTGATTCACAACAACAACGTCACAGCAGGTTGATAAAGCAGATAAAGTAAACCTGGACCTTTCTTCCCAGTGTGTcactttaacaaaaacaaaacaacatgatGTAAGATTTAATAATCCTGATCCTGAGCTGGACCGAGTTGTCTTTAAAAGATGAAGATTAATCTGAGAAATCCTGTATGAAGAACGTATCCCAGATGTTCACGCTGTTGCAGCGTCACTGTTAATGTCATCACCGGTTTCACTGAAGTGTGGAGGTATTTGTTCAGCAGAGCTCCAGATGAAGGAAGTGTTTGTCACCACAGTTCCAGCAGGTCAGAGAGGACTACAGTAGTGTTGAGGTTTCAGTCGTTCgtttcagagctgctgctgctgctgctgctgatgatgatgatgatgatgatgatgatgtttaagCCTGAAGAGTCTGGGATTGATGCCATTTAATTTGCTGTGCTGAAATCTGTTTGAAGTCTGATGGAGCTTAACTCCATAACAGCTCTCTAATGAATTTTTATGATCCGGTCTACAGtaaactggacacacacacacacactctgtttacaGGCAGTATAAATCTTCACACTGTGTGAGTTTCAGCTCGGTGCTGCTGTCTTGAACAAAAAACCACAAGCTCATGGGACAGGCACGCTAATGGTGAGGAGGAACAAAACTTGCTAATGACAGAAAAATCTCTTTATTAGCTCCGAGCTCACTGccgatttatttctttacttttattatttttctgattGTTGGTGGATTATTAGGCTGCGTGTGAAGGAGACATTTCCTGTAAAGCTTTCTTCTATTACAGAAGCCACAGTAATGAAATGTGGGCGGGGCTTGAGGTCGGTCAGGTACATGGCACATAAACAATCCTGAAAAGTTTGGTACTCTAAACATTTCAGATATTTTACACCGCATTCCTTTAGGCGTTACTGACCAAAGTCTTTCAGTGCTGTGGTCATAAATCATAATCCTCCACAAACAGCCTGGGGTGCttcagtgtgtttaaaaaaacgCTCCTGAACGACATCGTGTCGGAGTTTCTCCGAGCGCCGTTGTAAGAAAACCTGTGTTTTCAGAGCAGTGTGAGTTTCCTCTgatcttagaaaaaaaatacaggcagCACAATCTGGTCTTTTCAGCTTGGGAGTGGACAATGGGCTATTTTGAGGGAGTACTCCCACCGCTCTGGACACAAAACACTGGCTGTGTGAAGAGCCGGGAGTCTGAGCGCCGGTACGGCCGTCTCCGTCTCCCGTTACCTCACACACATGTTTGGATCCTAGTGTAAGATCTGGAACAGTTTTGCTTTGAGCTCTGTTTATCTTGGTCACTACCGAGGAGTCCAGAAGTCAGAGTGTACTAAACTCACAACGTCCTGTTCAGTCCAGATCATCACCACGTCATCCATTTCATTCTCAGGGCTCAGTTCCTTCTCCACTAATATTGTTACTTATTTTagacaataaaaacacactaaCCTGTATTTAATAAAGagagaattattttttttttatttattcaaagtGTACTGATGTGTAATATctgataaaaacacatttatgaaTTTATCATTAATATTCAGATACTTCTGTCCACTTTTGAGTATTTCTTTAATCCAGATAAATACTTAATCCCGCTAATCCAGTGTCTTTACCTTTGTGCTTTTTAAACTTTTGcacttgttttttcttcttgacgatttttttgtttattttttgtttaacagCGCATgtaaactttattattaaatcattttattttccttggtttttttttatatttcaggtGTCTCCACAATGTTTGAGAAGCAGTCGTACGACAGTCCCCCCATGTACAGCCCTCCGATGAACAATTACGGACCCCAGGGTAGTTTCCTCCCCCCTCAGAGCGAGTTCGACCCCTACCCCCCTCCTCCTGGATCATATTATGTGGGAGAGGAAGTGCCTCAACATTTCTACAAATGGACCTCTCCTCCTGGAATCATCAAGATCATGGAAGGTGccattgtggtgttgtgtctcGGAATCTTCGCCTGCGTGGCGTCGACGCTGGTCTGGGACATGCAGTACGGAGGCTCGTACGGTCTGGGGTCTGGGTACGGATCAGGTTACTACGGATCGGGGTACTACGGATCGGGGTACTACGGCTCCGGGTACTACGGATCGGGGTACTATGGAGGCTACAACTACGTGAGCCCATATTCCGCCAAATCCGCCATGATCGCCATGGCTGCCATCAACTTCATTGTGTCGCTGGCTATCTTCGTGGCTACCTTCTCCAAAACGCGGACCATCCGGAGCAGGAAGTTCTACCTGGTGGTGCTGGTGTCCTCCGTCATCCTGGCCGTGCTGCAGGGCATCATCAATATTGTGTACATTGTAGGGGTGAACCCCATGGCTCAGAGCTCCGCCAACGCCCTTTACAACCCCATGCTGATGATGTGTCAGAGCCTGTACGGGAACAGCGTGTCAGGGATGGGCGGAGGATTCCCACTCTACAACCAGTACCTCTATCACTACTGCTACGTCGATCCTCAGGAGGTAAATCACTGACCGCTCAATGCTGCCACTGCGTCGTCTGTTAGTAGCTTCCACCGAAGATTCACGAGATTAGAGATCTGGTCTGTAAATATAACCTGATGGCTAATGTAGCCacgaaaggaaaaagaagagtAAATTATATTTAACGTAAATATTTTTTACGTTAGTCAGAGTCATTTTCTGTAGCTCCACAGTCAGATTATAAAAAGATCGAATTTTGAAAGCAGACCActgcctttacacacaaacattcagctttagagacttaaaaaaaatcaggaatagAAAATGTGGACTGATGAAGTAAAGTTTTTTCTTTGCTGTAACATAAAAGtgataaactgtttaaaaatgaaaataaaacgcAGATAAACATGTTACTAATGAATCACTGCATGAAATTCTCACATTAATCACAGGAACAAATCATCATTCAGAAGCTCATTAAAATAACACCCAGCGCTCATCTGCTACACTTACAGACAAATTTTAACTTCAGTTTATACTTAATTAATTTACTCCATAATACACaccagtcagccataacattatgaccagtgaccggtgaagtgaataagactgagtatctcctcttcatggcacctgttagtgggtgggatatattaggcagcaagtcaacattttgtcctcaaagttgatgttagaagcaggaaaaatggacaagagtaaggatttgagctttgagtttgatgaaggaccaaattgtgatggctagaccactggatcagagcatctccaaaactgcagctcttgtggggtgttcccggtctgcagtggtcagtatctatcaaaagtggtccaaggaaggaacagtggtgaactggtgacagggtcatgggcggtcaaggctcattgatggacgtggggagagaaggctggaccgtgtgatccgatccaacagacgagctactgttgatcaaactgctgaagaagttaatgctggttctgatagaaagaggtcagaatacacagtgcaggacgggtcagggctgttttggcaggaaaagggggaccaacacaatattaggcaggtggtcataatgttatgggtgATCAGTGTAAGTCATGTCTCTGAGTAAGATACGTCTCTTCCGATCTCCATCTGCGGAAAAAAAACTTAAATCCTCACTGAGGTCTAATCTCACTACATCCTGAATCTCTCTATCACCTCAGTatggttttacacacacactctctctctctctttctctcaggccGTGGCGATGGTGTGTGGTTTCTTGGTGGTGATAGCGTTGGCTGTAGCGGCGTTCTTCTCCTATAAAACGAGAAGCAGGATCTGGCGCTATGGGAAACCCAACGTGTACTGGGATGAGCCTCTGACCGGCGGCCCTGAGGGCAGAGATGTGGA
Coding sequences within:
- the si:ch73-61d6.3 gene encoding occludin translates to MFEKQSYDSPPMYSPPMNNYGPQGSFLPPQSEFDPYPPPPGSYYVGEEVPQHFYKWTSPPGIIKIMEGAIVVLCLGIFACVASTLVWDMQYGGSYGLGSGYGSGYYGSGYYGSGYYGSGYYGSGYYGGYNYVSPYSAKSAMIAMAAINFIVSLAIFVATFSKTRTIRSRKFYLVVLVSSVILAVLQGIINIVYIVGVNPMAQSSANALYNPMLMMCQSLYGNSVSGMGGGFPLYNQYLYHYCYVDPQEAVAMVCGFLVVIALAVAAFFSYKTRSRIWRYGKPNVYWDEPLTGGPEGRDVEDWVNNMGDGQSVHEPSVMFSEKGAPPLNKSQSVISIPFKSDPSTPPAYSERVFSRAQDPESSSPSERTERKPAALRGKHRRRNPELDESQYETEYTTGGETGHELDPSHWISVYPEITSSSQRQEYKREFDSDLRTYKQLCAEIDDINDELNKLSRELDTLNEGTSKYQAVAEEFNRLKDLKRMPDYQEKKQRCRRLRHKLFHIKRMVKEYDRAQP